Genomic DNA from Pseudoalteromonas sp. MM1:
TCTTTTGTACTTGTGCTACTGGCATGGTCGCCACTTAATAAGTAGGTATTATGCAGTCCTATATGGCAAATACGTTTGATGATGCGGCCATACTTTGGGTGCTCTACCAGTACTACATCACCTAGTTTGTAGTTTATATTGGGCCAGCACATGCTCAGTACATAATCTAAATCAAAAAAAGTAGGAGACATACTCTGCCCCCTTACTTTGCTTATGTTGCACTTTAACACAACGTGAGAGCTAGGCGCTTTTTAGGTCTGGGTAGACCACGTGCTCGCTTGGCGGGTATGGGCTTTTTGCTTGATAGGTTGCAATGCCTTTGGTTTGCCAAAACGAGTCTGCAAATTGATTTACTAGCGCGAGCAATTGCTCAGCGTGTTCGCGCTCTATATGCTGTTTACACTTTGATGCAGTGAGCATAATTGAATGCACTAATGCATGCGTATCAGGAAACTGATCAAACTGAGGCTGTTTAAAGTAGTCGCCCCAAATTACGCGTACCTCTTCTTTTACTTTAGAAGCATGAATTTCTTTTTCGCGCACTAACCGCGCAAGTTGTGCAGTATTTGCTACTGATAGCGGTTGTTCTAATTCGTTAATAATGTCTATAAATCTAATTACACTTAATGCTGCAATTTGTGCCGTGCTTGGGTCGTATATTTTGCAAGGAATATCGCAATGCGCTGCTGCACTTTTAAATTTTAAGAGTTTATCTAGGCTGTTAATAAATGAGTAAAGCATACTGCGTTTCCTTATGATTTATTGCGCTTGGCACGTTTGTAAAACGAAAACGAAAAAGCGGCTACTACGGCTATAATGGCGCCATAAAATAGTAGGTGTAAGTACGCAGCAGACCAATGTGCGTGGTCGTGACCTTCGTGGGCAAAAAGCGGTAAGCTCACCATGGCTATAAAAATAACGAGTAAATTTTTCAATTGTTTATCTCCTTTAATTAAGACTCTGTGTTGCAAACGAGATGGGTGTAAATGAATGCGTTTTAACAAACACCATAAGCTCACTGCGGTTTTTACTTAGCCCCCACAATAAAGCCGATAAGTCGTTGTGCTTATTGCTGTTGCTAAGCTGTTTTTCTAGGCGCTGTTGGGCTTGTTTTAATAAACTGTAGGCTGAGCCGCATTGCATTTGCTGTGTGAGTAACGCTGCTAAATTATGATGGGCGACCAACATGGCACATACAGCGGCTTTATCGGTTAGGTGTGCACTTAACAAGTTATTAGATAACGACAAAGCAACATGGTAGTGGCTTTTAGCACTTTTAATATTGCCATTGTTAAAGCATTCGTTACCTGCTTTTGTATAGCTTTGCCACTGCTGGTACTCGCTTAAATTGTGCATATATTAGTGCTCTGTAAGGTGTTGTGGGTGTTGTAATGCAAGCTTTTTAAGCTGCGTAATACACGTAAAAACAAAATCACTGAGTTTGTCGTCACAATAAAAAAGGTCGTATAGCAGGCTAATTGATTGTGCTAGGGCGTTATGGGCTGCGTGTTTTTCGCCTAAAAAATACAGCGTGGCATACAGGCGCTCTGTAAGTGAGGTTATTTGGATAAGCTGCGTTTTATCGGCGTAATTATGCATTTGCGTTAGCAGTGTAACGCTTTCTAGCGCACTACCTAAATGCGGTAATGCCTGTGCAAACTGATACTGTTTAAATAATGCCTCGCCACTTAATTGTGCGGTTTCAATATCTATAAGTGCTTGCTCAGGTTGGCATAAAACATGTTGTTTATGCCTAGCGCACAGAAATGGCAAAGCCATAATATGTTCCTCATTTATTTACTTGCTAAAACTGTAAAGCAGAAACACAAATAGATCAAATGATAATTGTTTTTATTTGTATTGGTGGGTGTTTGTGTTTTATTGGGGTGGTATAAAGCGTATTATAAATATATGATATTGATTATTATTTCTATTAACCAGGTATGTAAAGTGTGTATGAAAAGGTCTATGTTAGCTCTGGCGTTAGTAACTGGTTTGAGCGGTTGTAGTACAACAAATGTGCTGCCTGATAACAGCTCATCGTTATATTTTTCAGCACTTTACAATGCACAAGCAAAGCCTGTTAGCTCTGTATTATTAGAGCCAACTCTTTTAAATGCCGATGTGATTTTAGTGGGTGAATGGCATACACACCCAGGTGTGCATTTATTTCAGGCAAAGTTATTTGAGCAATTAAGCAAAAGTAATAAACGCACTGCCCTTTCGCTTGAACAATTTAGCCGTGCCGATCAGCCTATTATAAATCAGTACGTTAAGGGGGAAATTGGCGAGCAATATTTAATTGATAACACCCAAGCGTGGCCCAATTACAAAAGCGACTACCGTGCGCTTATAGAGCTGGCAAAAACGAACAATAGCGATGTAATAGCTGCCAATGCGCCTAAAAACATTGTTACATGTATTGGCAGGCAAGGCATAAGTTATGTAAATAAGCTTGATGAAACACAGCAAAGCTTCATTGCGAGTACTATTGATACGTCCCCCAGTGATTATAAACAACGCTTTATGGCATCAATGCACCACGGCTCGCCCAGTCAAAACGAAAATTATTATGCCGCGCAAGTCACCTGGGATGAAACCATGGGGGAGTCTATCGTTAACTATTTAAATAATCATCAAGATGCGCAGGTAATGCATATTGCGGGCGATTTTCATGTAAAAAATGGCCAAGGTATAGCGCGTGTTATTAAGCGTTTAGCGCCAGAGCTAAATGTTGTTTGGATATCGCCGGTAACAAGTGTGCAAGCTAATCAAACAGGGTATCAGTTGCAGGTTAACGCGTTGCCACCTCGTTATGTGCAAAAACAGCATCAACAAGCCGCTTTTAAAGCATTAGCTAAACGCGGAAAAAAAACACAGTGCCAACAATAGGTTGGCAGTGTGTTTGTGTAATACACTTTTTGCTATTTATTTAAGTGTAAATGTGCCTTTCATCATGGCGTAATGACCCGGGAAAGAGCAAAAATAAGTATAATCGGTTCCGGCAGTTAAGCCGCTGGTATTAAAGGTCACTTCGGTTGTTTTACCGCCACCAATAATGTCTGTTGCGGCAAGTACGCGGCTATCATTAGGTTTTAAGTACTGGTTGCTAAGCCCTGCTGCGTTGCCATCGGTGATAATACCTTGCATGTTTTGCTCAGTAGATAGCACCCAGTTATGGCCCATTACATTGGCAGGTAATTTACCGGTGTGGCTAAGC
This window encodes:
- the azu gene encoding azurin, translated to MAFMLRYRLFMWNNHTSRALPCLKTKHTAANLISKDKQALSALLLSANAVYADECTLNIDANDMMQFSTKTLSAPKSCKKVTVKLSHTGKLPANVMGHNWVLSTEQNMQGIITDGNAAGLSNQYLKPNDSRVLAATDIIGGGKTTEVTFNTSGLTAGTDYTYFCSFPGHYAMMKGTFTLK
- a CDS encoding ChaN family lipoprotein, with the protein product MKRSMLALALVTGLSGCSTTNVLPDNSSSLYFSALYNAQAKPVSSVLLEPTLLNADVILVGEWHTHPGVHLFQAKLFEQLSKSNKRTALSLEQFSRADQPIINQYVKGEIGEQYLIDNTQAWPNYKSDYRALIELAKTNNSDVIAANAPKNIVTCIGRQGISYVNKLDETQQSFIASTIDTSPSDYKQRFMASMHHGSPSQNENYYAAQVTWDETMGESIVNYLNNHQDAQVMHIAGDFHVKNGQGIARVIKRLAPELNVVWISPVTSVQANQTGYQLQVNALPPRYVQKQHQQAAFKALAKRGKKTQCQQ
- the sodN gene encoding superoxide dismutase, Ni, giving the protein MLYSFINSLDKLLKFKSAAAHCDIPCKIYDPSTAQIAALSVIRFIDIINELEQPLSVANTAQLARLVREKEIHASKVKEEVRVIWGDYFKQPQFDQFPDTHALVHSIMLTASKCKQHIEREHAEQLLALVNQFADSFWQTKGIATYQAKSPYPPSEHVVYPDLKSA
- a CDS encoding S24/S26 family peptidase, whose product is MSPTFFDLDYVLSMCWPNINYKLGDVVLVEHPKYGRIIKRICHIGLHNTYLLSGDHASSTSTKELGLIKQGNILGRVIFHIKQPRYKN